From the genome of Gavia stellata isolate bGavSte3 chromosome 3, bGavSte3.hap2, whole genome shotgun sequence, one region includes:
- the BASP1 gene encoding brain acid soluble protein 1 → MGGKLSKKKKGYSVNDEKAKDKDKKAEGAAAEEEETPKEAEDAQQTTETTEVKENNKEEKGEKETQVAANKTEEKEGEKEKTVTQEETQKPEPEKSEAVVDAKVEPQKNNEQAPKQEEPTAASAPAATSEAPKTSEPSNDAKASQPSEATAPSKADDKSKEEGEAKKTEAPATPAAQETKSEVAPASDSKPSSSEAAPSSKETAAATAAPSSTAKASDPAAPPEEAKPSEVPATNSDQTIAVQD, encoded by the coding sequence ATGGGAGGCAAACTgagcaagaagaagaagggGTACAGTGTCAATGATGAAAAAGCtaaagacaaagacaagaaggctgaaggagcagcagctgaggaagaggaaactCCAAAGGAGGCTGAGGATGCCCAGCAAACCACAGAGACCACAGAAGTGAAGGAGAAcaacaaggaggaaaagggcGAAAAGGAAACTCAGGTCGCTGCCaataagacagaagaaaaagaaggggagaaggagaaaacagtgACCCAGGAAGAAACCCAGAAACCAGAACCAGAGAAGTCGGAGGCTGTTGTCGATGCGAAAGTAGAGCCACAGAAGAACAACGAACAGGCACCCAAGCAAGAGGAGCCgactgcagcctctgctcccgCTGCCACTAGCGAAGCACCCAAAACTTCTGAGCCTAGCAACGATGCAAAAGCTTCCCAGCCTTCAGAAGCCACAGCTCCCAGCAAAGCAGATGACAAGAgcaaagaggaaggggaagccAAAAAGACTGAGGCTCCCGCAACACCTGCAGCCCAAGAAACTAAAAGTGAAGTGGCCCCAGCTTCAGACTCAAAACCTAGCAGCAGCGAGGCTGCGCCTTCTTCCAAGGAGACCGCggcagcaacagcagcaccTAGTTCCACTGCTAAGGCCTCGGACCCTGCAGCCCCGCCAGAGGAAGCGAAACCTTCTGAAGTTCCAGCGACCAATTCGGATCAAACCATAGCAGTGCAAGATTAA